The following proteins are encoded in a genomic region of Cataglyphis hispanica isolate Lineage 1 chromosome 9, ULB_Chis1_1.0, whole genome shotgun sequence:
- the LOC126851911 gene encoding putative lysozyme-like protein — translation MAVSGRGREVAAVAGNSKQCVRQAVARLLAVLWSVLCSGSGSCSSGSGSGSGSGSSGSGSGGGWQWRVAAVAVAVAVAVAVAAVAVAVAVAVAVAVAAVAVAKRQQLAVAVAVSGGGGGSGRWRVATVAVADASGGGGSEIGGCSSGGGSGSRTAVAVAVAVAKQWR, via the coding sequence ATGGCCGTGAGCGGTCGCGGTCGCGAAGTGGCAGCAGTCGCCGGTAACAGTAAGCAATGCGTTCGTCAGGCGGTGGCGAGATTGCTGGCGGTGCTGTGGTCGGTGCTTTGCAGTGGCAGTGGCAGTTGCAGCAGTGGCAGTGGCAGTGGCAGTGGCAGTGGCAGCAGTGGCAGTGGCAGCGGTGGCGGGTGGCAGTGGCGAGTGGCGGCAGTGGCGGTGGCAGTGGCAGTGGCAGTGGCAGTTGCAGCAGTGGCAGTGGCAGTGGCAGTGGCAGTGGCAGTGGCAGTTGCAGCAGTGGCAGTGGCGAAGCGGCAGCAGCTGgcagtggcggtggcggtgagcggtggcggcggtggcAGTGGACGGTGGCGGGTTGCgacggtggcggtggcggacgccagcggtggcggtggcagtGAAATTGGCGGTTGCAGCAGTGGCGGTGGCAGTGGCAGCAGAACGgcagtggcggtggcggtggcggtggcgaaGCAGTGGCGGTGA